The following proteins are co-located in the Pomacea canaliculata isolate SZHN2017 linkage group LG8, ASM307304v1, whole genome shotgun sequence genome:
- the LOC112569745 gene encoding N-acetylgalactosaminyltransferase 7-like isoform X2 translates to MRVVFLRRRPLLKLTIVAAFSLLCFFSVYRFISPANGKKGNALLSIDNPWPVLKNEENVVPHPPLRKEGEDGNEQQGAGEGPLQQRGESAVFKKGILGNYEPKEPPKSFKPGEEGKPVHTSLEEKPKADQTVREFGFNMVASDKMAWNRSIPDTRMDECKYWHYPSNLPTASVILVFYNEGWSTLLRTVHSIINTSPPQLLHEVVLIDDESDKDILKEPLEEYIKQWNGKVKLYRNKERLGLIQARNRGAELSTGDVIVFLDAHCECNRNWLPPLLSRINYDRTILAVPIVDGINWDNMAYYSVYDSRHHRGIFEWGFLYKESIVPEKELATRSHASEPYKSPTHAGGLFAMDRKYFWEMGGYDPGLQIWGGENYELAFKVWMCGGSSEWVPCSRVGHIYRGPRVAGLGKVKSDPKLPFSLVNYMRVVEVWMDEEHKEFFYTREPMGRGAPIGDISKQLQFKKDHNCKSFKWFMENVAYEVYDKFPKLPPNKAWGEVKEKEGQQRCWDTLGQSAGGGAIGVYYCHSGGGNQLFRINTKGQIGLGERCIEAQNGDTLHIRYCEVQPVGPWDYNESLNQIKHTVHQKCIESGQDGKLHLATCDPGSANQKWIVNEIYPWKS, encoded by the exons ATGAGAGTGGTGTTTTTACGTCGTCGACCATTACTCAAGTTAACCATCGTCGCTGCCTTCTCATTGTTATGTTTTTTCTCAGTTTACCGATTTATCAGTCCAGCAAACGGGAAAAAAGGCAACGCTCTGTTATCCATAGAC AATCCCTGGCCAGTAttaaaaaatgaggaaaatgtaGTTCCTCATCCTCCATTACGTAAGGAGGGGGAAGATGGAAACGAACAACAGGGAGCTGGGGAGGGGCCTTTGCAGCAGCGAGGAGAAAGTGCTGTGTTTAAAAAAGGCATCTTAGGAAACTATGAACCAAAGGAACCACCCAAAAGTTTTAAGCCTG GTGAAGAGGGAAAGCCAGTACACACCAGCTTGGAAGAGAAGCCAAAAGCTGATCAGACAGTGCGAGAGTTTGGATTTAACATGGTGGCCAGTGATAAGATGGCCTGGAATCGTTCAATCCCAGACACAAGAATGGATGA ATGCAAGTATTGGCACTACCCGTCCAACCTGCCTACAGCCAGTGTGATACTAGTATTCTACAATGAAGGATGGTCCACCCTACTCAGAACTGTGCACAGTATCATCAACACATCCCCACCACAACTACTGCATGAAGTAGTGCTTATTGACGATGAAAGTGACAAAG ATATTCTTAAAGAACCTTTGGAAGAATATATTAAACAGTGGAATGGAAAAGTCAAGCTGTATCGCAATAAGGAGCGCCTTGGCCTGATTCAGGCGCGGAATCGTGGAGCAGAGCTGTCCACAGGAGACGTCATAGTGTTCCTAGATGCACATTGCGAGTGCAATCGCAACTGGCTACCCCCATTGCTCAGCAGAATCAACTATGACAG aACCATTTTAGCTGTGCCTATTGTTGATGGAATAAACTGGGATAATATGGCCTACTACTCTGTGTATGATTCTCGTCATCATCGTGGTATTTTTGAGTGGGGTTTTCTGTACAAAGAAAGTATTGTGCCAGAAAAAGAACTAGCTACACGAAGCCATGCCAGTGAACCTTACAA gtCTCCTACGCATGCAGGTGGGCTGTTTGCAATGGATCGCAAATATTTCTGGGAGATGGGAGGCTATGACCCTGGATTGCAGATATGGGGGGGAGAAAACTATGAATTGGCTTTCAAG GTGTGGATGTGTGGTGGAAGCTCAGAGTGGGTTCCATGCTCAAGAGTGGGACACATCTACAGAGGTCCCAGAGTTGCTGGACTTGGAAAAGTCAAATCTGACCCAAAGCTGCCCTTTTCTTTAGTT AATTACATGCGGGTGGTGGAAGTATGGATGGATGAGGAGCACAAAGAATTCTTCTACACCCGTGAGCCTATGGGTCGAGGTGCACCTATAGGAGATATTAGTAAGCAGCTGCAATTCAAGAAGGATCACAACTGCAAGAGTTTCAAATGGTTTATGGAGAATGTTGCCTATGAGGTCTATGACAAGTTCCCCAAACTGCCCCCAAACAAGGCTTGGGGAGAG gtgaaagaaaaagaaggccAACAGCGTTGTTGGGACACCCTTGGCCAAAGTGCTGGGGGAGGAGCTATTGGTGTTTACTACTGTCACAGTGGTGGAGGCAATCAG cttTTCAGGATTAACACTAAGGGTCAAATAGGATTAGGGGAACGATGTATTGAGGCACAGAATGGTGACACCTTGCACATAAGATACTGTGAAGTACAGCCTGTTGGTCCATGGGACTACAATGAG TCACTTAACCAGATCAAGCATACAGTCCACCAAAAATGTATAGAATCAGGACAAGATGGGAAGCTTCATTTGGCAACCTGTGATCCTGGATCTGCTAACCAGAAGTGGATTGTCAATGAGATTTACCCATGGAAGAGTTGA
- the LOC112569745 gene encoding N-acetylgalactosaminyltransferase 7-like isoform X1 translates to MRVVFLRRRPLLKLTIVAAFSLLCFFSVYRFISPANGKKGNALLSIDKNPWPVLKNEENVVPHPPLRKEGEDGNEQQGAGEGPLQQRGESAVFKKGILGNYEPKEPPKSFKPGEEGKPVHTSLEEKPKADQTVREFGFNMVASDKMAWNRSIPDTRMDECKYWHYPSNLPTASVILVFYNEGWSTLLRTVHSIINTSPPQLLHEVVLIDDESDKDILKEPLEEYIKQWNGKVKLYRNKERLGLIQARNRGAELSTGDVIVFLDAHCECNRNWLPPLLSRINYDRTILAVPIVDGINWDNMAYYSVYDSRHHRGIFEWGFLYKESIVPEKELATRSHASEPYKSPTHAGGLFAMDRKYFWEMGGYDPGLQIWGGENYELAFKVWMCGGSSEWVPCSRVGHIYRGPRVAGLGKVKSDPKLPFSLVNYMRVVEVWMDEEHKEFFYTREPMGRGAPIGDISKQLQFKKDHNCKSFKWFMENVAYEVYDKFPKLPPNKAWGEVKEKEGQQRCWDTLGQSAGGGAIGVYYCHSGGGNQLFRINTKGQIGLGERCIEAQNGDTLHIRYCEVQPVGPWDYNESLNQIKHTVHQKCIESGQDGKLHLATCDPGSANQKWIVNEIYPWKS, encoded by the exons ATGAGAGTGGTGTTTTTACGTCGTCGACCATTACTCAAGTTAACCATCGTCGCTGCCTTCTCATTGTTATGTTTTTTCTCAGTTTACCGATTTATCAGTCCAGCAAACGGGAAAAAAGGCAACGCTCTGTTATCCATAGAC AAGAATCCCTGGCCAGTAttaaaaaatgaggaaaatgtaGTTCCTCATCCTCCATTACGTAAGGAGGGGGAAGATGGAAACGAACAACAGGGAGCTGGGGAGGGGCCTTTGCAGCAGCGAGGAGAAAGTGCTGTGTTTAAAAAAGGCATCTTAGGAAACTATGAACCAAAGGAACCACCCAAAAGTTTTAAGCCTG GTGAAGAGGGAAAGCCAGTACACACCAGCTTGGAAGAGAAGCCAAAAGCTGATCAGACAGTGCGAGAGTTTGGATTTAACATGGTGGCCAGTGATAAGATGGCCTGGAATCGTTCAATCCCAGACACAAGAATGGATGA ATGCAAGTATTGGCACTACCCGTCCAACCTGCCTACAGCCAGTGTGATACTAGTATTCTACAATGAAGGATGGTCCACCCTACTCAGAACTGTGCACAGTATCATCAACACATCCCCACCACAACTACTGCATGAAGTAGTGCTTATTGACGATGAAAGTGACAAAG ATATTCTTAAAGAACCTTTGGAAGAATATATTAAACAGTGGAATGGAAAAGTCAAGCTGTATCGCAATAAGGAGCGCCTTGGCCTGATTCAGGCGCGGAATCGTGGAGCAGAGCTGTCCACAGGAGACGTCATAGTGTTCCTAGATGCACATTGCGAGTGCAATCGCAACTGGCTACCCCCATTGCTCAGCAGAATCAACTATGACAG aACCATTTTAGCTGTGCCTATTGTTGATGGAATAAACTGGGATAATATGGCCTACTACTCTGTGTATGATTCTCGTCATCATCGTGGTATTTTTGAGTGGGGTTTTCTGTACAAAGAAAGTATTGTGCCAGAAAAAGAACTAGCTACACGAAGCCATGCCAGTGAACCTTACAA gtCTCCTACGCATGCAGGTGGGCTGTTTGCAATGGATCGCAAATATTTCTGGGAGATGGGAGGCTATGACCCTGGATTGCAGATATGGGGGGGAGAAAACTATGAATTGGCTTTCAAG GTGTGGATGTGTGGTGGAAGCTCAGAGTGGGTTCCATGCTCAAGAGTGGGACACATCTACAGAGGTCCCAGAGTTGCTGGACTTGGAAAAGTCAAATCTGACCCAAAGCTGCCCTTTTCTTTAGTT AATTACATGCGGGTGGTGGAAGTATGGATGGATGAGGAGCACAAAGAATTCTTCTACACCCGTGAGCCTATGGGTCGAGGTGCACCTATAGGAGATATTAGTAAGCAGCTGCAATTCAAGAAGGATCACAACTGCAAGAGTTTCAAATGGTTTATGGAGAATGTTGCCTATGAGGTCTATGACAAGTTCCCCAAACTGCCCCCAAACAAGGCTTGGGGAGAG gtgaaagaaaaagaaggccAACAGCGTTGTTGGGACACCCTTGGCCAAAGTGCTGGGGGAGGAGCTATTGGTGTTTACTACTGTCACAGTGGTGGAGGCAATCAG cttTTCAGGATTAACACTAAGGGTCAAATAGGATTAGGGGAACGATGTATTGAGGCACAGAATGGTGACACCTTGCACATAAGATACTGTGAAGTACAGCCTGTTGGTCCATGGGACTACAATGAG TCACTTAACCAGATCAAGCATACAGTCCACCAAAAATGTATAGAATCAGGACAAGATGGGAAGCTTCATTTGGCAACCTGTGATCCTGGATCTGCTAACCAGAAGTGGATTGTCAATGAGATTTACCCATGGAAGAGTTGA